The bacterium sequence CAGGGTGCGGATGGCTGGAAGCAATGAATTGAGGGAACACTATATCAGCAATCTGGGGGAAGGAGGTGTCTTTGTGGAGACCCTTTATCCCCTGCGCATAGGTTCCCTGGTGGAGCTGGACCTGCTGGTGGGAAATGATCCAGTGCCATTGAAGATCCAGGGGGAGGTCGTGTGGGTGAGGCCCCGGGAAAGAGGTACAGAGTCGGGAATGGGCGTACGCTTCTTAAAGCTACAAGCTAATACCCTAGAGCGTCTAAAGCTTCTGCTGGCCAGCCAGACAAAGGGGTAAGGTGGCTGAAAAACAAGGCCTCATCTGCAATGACACATATCCCAGTTCTCTTTGACACTTGGGGTCAGGACGCTTGGACTCTCATGGGGGAGAGCCCCCAAGAATCAAGCTTTTGTGAGAGCCAACCATTTCAGCTCGGGCTGGGAGCCTGGCCCTTGACTCGGCCAATCCTGGGGAAAAGTTCTGGCTAGGTATTTTCACCCGAAAGATGGCAGGGAAAGCCTGTAGCCTCAAACAGGTCTCTTATGGCATCCTCTTTTTGGGATGCCTCCCAAAGCCTTGCGGCCATCTGGTAAAAATCCACCGGGG is a genomic window containing:
- a CDS encoding TIGR02266 family protein, producing the protein MSQNKDRRRHPRKACRLRVRMAGSNELREHYISNLGEGGVFVETLYPLRIGSLVELDLLVGNDPVPLKIQGEVVWVRPRERGTESGMGVRFLKLQANTLERLKLLLASQTKG